A region of Haloplanus sp. XH21 DNA encodes the following proteins:
- a CDS encoding DUF192 domain-containing protein: protein MSRVVHRHDGDQRTLATDVSVADSLLSRARGLMFRRSFPAGSALVFRFDGGAPRALHMVGVPFDIDAIWLRGGRVERVARLSAWTGLGRAPADTVIELPAGAAAAVSEGDVVRIE from the coding sequence ATGTCCCGAGTCGTCCACCGGCATGACGGCGACCAACGCACGCTGGCGACCGACGTGTCCGTTGCAGATTCTTTACTCTCGCGGGCACGCGGCCTCATGTTCCGCCGCTCGTTCCCCGCGGGATCGGCGCTCGTCTTCCGCTTCGACGGCGGTGCCCCGCGGGCGCTCCACATGGTCGGCGTCCCCTTCGACATCGACGCGATCTGGCTTCGCGGCGGCCGCGTCGAGCGGGTCGCCCGCCTGTCGGCGTGGACCGGTCTCGGGCGCGCGCCGGCCGACACCGTGATCGAACTCCCCGCCGGCGCCGCCGCCGCGGTTTCCGAAGGCGACGTCGTGCGGATCGAGTGA
- a CDS encoding zinc ribbon domain-containing protein has protein sequence MDSDDRGCPKCGHTETDVGKISTTGGGLSKMFDIQTNSFQVVSCTNCGYSELYRDTGSAGSDIVDVFLG, from the coding sequence ATGGACTCCGATGACCGCGGCTGTCCGAAATGCGGCCACACCGAGACCGATGTCGGGAAGATCTCCACGACCGGTGGCGGTCTCAGCAAGATGTTCGACATCCAGACCAACTCCTTCCAGGTGGTGTCGTGTACCAACTGCGGCTACTCGGAACTCTACCGGGACACCGGATCGGCGGGGAGCGACATCGTCGACGTCTTCCTCGGGTGA
- a CDS encoding multicopper oxidase domain-containing protein: MTDQIGAPGTTLSRRQFVKATGAAGTVGLAGCVAPRAQEDSQMAATAAQQTASSLPLSGKPQIVDVPEQGNQVTLRAVTSSLPVHPGESMGGPVELPRVWAWQADDRQPSVPGPIIRTTEGEDIEVTLDNTNADMPHTVHFHGVRKTWENDGVPTTTGITVMPGEEHTYEIPANVPGTHLYHCHYQTHRHIDMGMYGIFRVDPEGYKPADQELFMTVKDWDSRLNRQMAGEDVSYSPRNRQPDVFTINGRAAPRTLHPEDGSPVLVSQGDTVRIHFANNGYMNHPIHTHNHRFRVVEKDGSRIPDVAQYEEDILDLAPAERKTIEFEADADPGIYLMHCHKVSHAMNGNSYPGGMVGGIVYESVMDSDIFAQLMEYAGYEG; the protein is encoded by the coding sequence ATGACAGACCAAATTGGTGCCCCCGGAACGACGCTCTCACGTCGGCAGTTCGTGAAGGCGACTGGCGCGGCGGGCACGGTCGGACTCGCTGGCTGTGTCGCTCCGAGAGCACAGGAGGATTCCCAGATGGCGGCGACGGCGGCCCAGCAGACCGCCAGCAGTCTCCCGCTGTCGGGGAAGCCACAGATCGTCGACGTTCCCGAGCAGGGGAATCAGGTGACGCTCCGGGCAGTCACCTCCTCGCTTCCGGTCCACCCGGGCGAGTCGATGGGCGGCCCCGTCGAACTGCCGCGGGTCTGGGCGTGGCAGGCCGACGACCGCCAGCCGAGCGTCCCCGGCCCCATCATCCGCACGACGGAGGGCGAGGACATCGAGGTGACCCTCGACAACACGAACGCCGACATGCCCCACACCGTCCACTTCCACGGCGTTCGCAAGACGTGGGAGAACGACGGCGTGCCGACCACGACGGGCATCACGGTGATGCCCGGCGAGGAACACACCTACGAAATCCCCGCGAACGTCCCGGGGACCCACCTCTACCACTGCCACTACCAGACCCACCGGCACATCGACATGGGGATGTACGGCATCTTCCGTGTCGACCCCGAAGGGTACAAGCCCGCGGATCAGGAGCTGTTCATGACGGTGAAAGACTGGGACTCCCGGCTCAACCGGCAGATGGCGGGCGAGGACGTGAGCTACAGTCCGCGGAACCGCCAGCCCGATGTCTTCACCATCAACGGCCGGGCGGCACCCCGCACGCTCCACCCCGAAGACGGGTCGCCGGTGCTCGTCTCACAGGGCGACACCGTTCGCATTCACTTCGCCAACAACGGCTACATGAACCACCCCATCCACACGCACAACCATCGCTTCCGGGTGGTCGAGAAGGACGGCTCGCGGATTCCGGACGTGGCGCAGTACGAGGAGGACATCCTCGACCTGGCGCCCGCCGAGCGCAAGACGATCGAGTTCGAGGCCGACGCCGACCCCGGCATCTACCTCATGCACTGCCACAAGGTGAGCCACGCGATGAACGGGAACTCCTACCCCGGCGGGATGGTCGGCGGCATCGTCTACGAGTCGGTGATGGATTCGGACATCTTCGCGCAGTTGATGGAGTACGCGGGCTACGAGGGGTAG
- a CDS encoding DUF7097 family protein — MERTPTGTPVGVDDPYAHAGRCDHLTSDGRCRYALERDGDDPAFAAERRAEDYDCVAADGDWRDCPQYRSTTDGRECRRCGLEEVRMAHDDTRPLLEEHHLSYGSAETTDGETTHEITVALCRWCHAKVHAGRARIDDDATPDTAALEAREARRSKEQAELGFQTAAERDGRAE; from the coding sequence ATGGAGCGGACGCCAACGGGCACCCCAGTCGGCGTGGACGACCCCTACGCCCACGCCGGCCGGTGTGACCATCTCACGTCCGACGGCCGGTGTCGATACGCCCTGGAGCGCGACGGCGACGACCCCGCGTTCGCGGCCGAACGCCGCGCCGAGGACTACGACTGCGTCGCCGCCGACGGCGACTGGCGCGACTGCCCACAGTATCGCTCGACGACCGACGGTCGTGAATGTCGCCGGTGCGGCCTCGAAGAGGTGCGGATGGCCCACGACGACACCCGGCCGCTGCTGGAGGAGCATCACCTGTCGTATGGATCCGCGGAGACGACGGACGGGGAGACGACCCACGAGATAACGGTCGCGCTGTGTCGGTGGTGTCACGCGAAAGTCCACGCCGGCCGGGCCCGAATCGACGACGACGCGACGCCCGACACGGCGGCATTGGAAGCCCGCGAGGCGCGCCGGAGCAAGGAACAGGCGGAGTTGGGGTTTCAGACGGCCGCGGAGCGCGACGGGCGCGCGGAGTGA
- a CDS encoding GMP synthase subunit A has product MTRIVVVDNHGQFTHLERRALRDAGVDTEIVDNTTPPADLDVDGLVLSGGPDMDRIGRCAEYLDMDVPVLGICLGMQIMATELDGAVSPGDYGGYADVDVAITDADDPVVGSLAPETRVWASHADEVTTLPTDFARTATSDVCDIEAMSDTDRALYGVQWHPEVAHTAEGDELFENFIDCCR; this is encoded by the coding sequence ATGACCCGCATCGTCGTCGTCGACAACCACGGCCAGTTCACGCATCTGGAGCGCCGGGCGCTCCGAGACGCGGGCGTGGACACCGAAATCGTCGACAACACCACGCCGCCGGCCGACCTCGACGTGGATGGCCTCGTCCTCTCCGGCGGCCCCGACATGGACCGCATCGGCCGCTGCGCCGAGTATCTCGACATGGACGTGCCGGTGCTCGGCATCTGTCTCGGCATGCAGATCATGGCGACCGAACTGGACGGCGCAGTGAGCCCCGGCGACTACGGCGGCTACGCCGACGTTGACGTGGCGATCACGGACGCCGACGATCCGGTCGTCGGCTCGCTCGCCCCCGAGACCCGCGTGTGGGCGAGTCACGCCGACGAGGTGACGACGCTCCCCACGGACTTTGCGCGAACGGCGACGAGCGATGTCTGTGACATCGAAGCGATGAGCGACACCGATCGAGCGCTGTACGGCGTCCAGTGGCACCCCGAAGTCGCCCATACGGCGGAAGGCGACGAACTGTTCGAGAACTTCATCGACTGCTGTCGGTGA